One genomic window of Panicum hallii strain FIL2 chromosome 6, PHallii_v3.1, whole genome shotgun sequence includes the following:
- the LOC112896909 gene encoding transmembrane 9 superfamily member 12-like, whose protein sequence is MAGAPHNSCFMAPLLWIVLLLLVSPGNAFYLPGSYMHTYSQGESISAKVNSLTSIETEMPFNYYSLPYCRPQGGIKKSAENLGELLMGDQIDNSPYRFHVNVNESLFLCTTKGLNDNDAKLLKQRARDLYQVNMMLDNLPVMRFTEQNGVTVQWTGFPVGYSPAGSSEDYIINHLKFKVLVHEYEGSNVEIIGTGEEGSGVISEIDKKGMSGYQIVGFQVTPCSVKRNAEDFSKLNMYDSIDPVDCPVELKKAQVIRQQERITFTYDVEFVKSDIRWPSRWDAYLKMEAGSKVHWFSIMNSLMVILFLAGIVFVIFLRTVRRDLTRYEELDKEAQAQMNEELSGWKLVVGDVFREPTCSKLLCIMIGDGVQILGMAIVTIVFATLGFMSPASRGMLLTGMIVLYLFLGIAAGYVSVRFWRTIKGTSEGWRSVSWLTACFFPGVMFTVLTVLNFVLWKSESTGALPISLFFTLLALWFCISVPLTLVGGFLGTRAEQIEFPVRTNQIPREIPARKYPSWLLVLGAGTLPFGTLFIELFFILSSIWLGRFYYVFGFLLIVLLLLVVVCAEVSVVLTYMNLCVEDWRWWWKAFFASGSVALYVFLYSINYLVFDLRSLSGPVSAMLYVGYSFLMAFAIMLATGTIGFLTSFAFVHYLFSSVKID, encoded by the coding sequence ATGGCTGGGGCGCCGCACAATTCCTGTTTTATGGCTCCACTGTTATGGATTGTGCTGTTACTGCTGGTCTCACCAGGCAATGCATTCTACTTGCCTGGCAGCTACATGCACACATACTCCCAAGGCGAGTCAATATCTGCCAAGGTGAACTCGCTCACGTCCATTGAGACAGAGATGCCTTTCAATTACTACAGCCTGCCGTACTGCCGCCCCCAGGGTGGCATCAAGAAGAGCGCCGAGAATCTGGGTGAGCTGCTGATGGGTGACCAGATCGACAACTCGCCCTACCGGTTCCATGTGAATGTTAATGAATCCCTCTTCCTCTGCACCACAAAAGGGCTTAATGATAATGATGCAAAGCTCCTTAAGCAGCGCGCCCGCGATCTTTACCAGGTCAACATGATGCTGGACAATCTGCCTGTCATGCGTTTCACTGAGCAGAATGGTGTCACGGTACAGTGGACTGGCTTCCCTGTTGGTTACTCTCCAGCTGGTAGCTCAGAGGATTATATCATCAACCATTTGAAGTTTAAGGTCTTGGTCCATGAGTATGAGGGCAGCAATGTGGAAATCATTGGCACTGGAGAAGAAGGATCTGGTGTCATCTCAGAGATAGACAAGAAGGGGATGTCTGGATATCAGATTGTTGGATTTCAGGTTACACCTTGCAGTGTGAAACGTAATGCTGAGGATTTCTCTAAGCTTAACATGTATGACAGCATTGACCCGGTGGACTGCCCTGTGGAGCTTAAGAAGGCCCAAGTGATCAGGCAACAGGAGAGGATTACATTCACTTATGACGTCGAGTTTGTGAAGAGTGATATCAGGTGGCCATCTAGGTGGGATGCTTATCTGAAGATGGAGGCTGGATCTAAGGTCCACTGGTTCTCTATAATGAACTCCCTCATGGTGATCTTGTTCTTGGCTGGAATCGTCTTTGTTATATTCCTCAGAACTGTCAGGAGGGACCTGACCAGGTATGAAGAGCTTGACAAGGAAGCACAAGCACAGATGAATGAGGAACTATCTGGGTGGAAGCTTGTAGTAGGAGATGTATTCAGAGAGCCAACTTGCTCCAAGCTGTTATGCATAATGATCGGTGATGGGGTTCAGATTTTGGGCATGGCAATCGTAACAATCGTTTTTGCCACACTTGGGTTCATGTCTCCAGCCTCAAGAGGAATGCTGCTTACTGGGATGATTGTTCTCTATCTTTTCCTTGGTATTGCAGCTGGTTATGTCAGTGTTCGGTTCTGGAGGACTATTAAGGGCACATCTGAAGGTTGGAGATCAGTGTCCTGGTTGACTGCCTGCTTTTTCCCTGGTGTCATGTTCACAGTCCTGACTGTCTTAAACTTTGTGTTGTGGAAAAGCGAGAGCACTGGGGCTTTACCTATCTCACTATTTTTCACCCTTCTGGCTCTATGGTTCTGCATTTCTGTACCGTTGACTCTTGTTGGTGGCTTTCTCGGTACAAGAGCAGAGCAAATAGAATTCCCTGTTAGAACCAATCAGATCCCTAGAGAGATCCCTGCAAGGAAGTATCCATCATGGCTTCTTGTCCTTGGTGCAGGGACGCTACCATTTGGAACCCTGTTTATTGAGCTCTTCTTCATTCTATCGAGCATCTGGCTTGGAAGGTTTTACTATGTGTTTGGCTTCCTGCTAATTGTCCTGCTGCTGCTTGTTGTTGTCTGCGCTGAGGTGTCCGTTGTCCTAACATACATGAATCTCTGTGTGGAGgactggaggtggtggtggaagGCTTTCTTCGCCTCAGGTTCTGTTGCTCTCTACGTGTTCCTCTACTCCATCAACTACTTGGTCTTTGACCTCAGAAGCCTGAGCGGACCTGTCTCTGCAATGCTTTATGTCGGCTATTCATTCCTCATGGCATTTGCAATCATGCTAGCAACTGGAACCATTGGCTTTTTGACATCGTTCGCCTTCGTGCACTACCTCTTCTCATCAGTAAAGATTGATTGA